The following coding sequences lie in one Vespula pensylvanica isolate Volc-1 chromosome 7, ASM1446617v1, whole genome shotgun sequence genomic window:
- the LOC122630826 gene encoding uncharacterized protein LOC122630826 isoform X2, whose product MTEDIRVSVACFLIIASIVLSDGQLMAKEHRTHAASERPNDLWCYQCDTMDDGELCSDLSSNHSSFMQKCKDDKRICMVKRFSYTTSTENSTSSPQMWSLERNCTSKCEPGCIVIGERTKLYACTACCDKSFCNTGTGTANDLTMKEINFVLALILQIVLTITMYPS is encoded by the exons atgaCTGAAGATATTCGTGTCAGCGTTGCGTGCTTCCTGATCATCGCTTCGATCGTCCTCTCCGATG GTCAATTAATGGCGAAAGAACATCGAACTCATGCTGCTTCCGAACGGCCAAACGATTTATGGTGTTATCAGTGCGATACCATGGATGATGGGGAGTTATGTTCCGATCTTTCCTCTAATCACAGTTCCTTTATGCAGAAGTGTAAGGACGATAAAAGAATTTGCATG gTGAAGCGATTCTCTTATACGACGAGTACAGAAAATTCGACTTCCAGTCCTCAAATGTGGTCATTGGAAAGGAACTGCACGAGTAAATGCGAGCCGGGTTGCATCGTGATCGGTGAAAGAACGAAGCTTTACGCTTGCACTGCCTGTTGTGATAAATCTTTCTGCAATACCGGAACCGGAACGGCCAACGATCTTACGATGAAAGAAATCAACTTCGTTTTAGCTCTTATACTTCAAATCGTTTTAACAATTACCATGTATCCGTCGTga
- the LOC122630826 gene encoding uncharacterized protein LOC122630826 isoform X1 yields MTEDIRVSVACFLIIASIVLSDAGQLMAKEHRTHAASERPNDLWCYQCDTMDDGELCSDLSSNHSSFMQKCKDDKRICMVKRFSYTTSTENSTSSPQMWSLERNCTSKCEPGCIVIGERTKLYACTACCDKSFCNTGTGTANDLTMKEINFVLALILQIVLTITMYPS; encoded by the exons atgaCTGAAGATATTCGTGTCAGCGTTGCGTGCTTCCTGATCATCGCTTCGATCGTCCTCTCCGATG CAGGTCAATTAATGGCGAAAGAACATCGAACTCATGCTGCTTCCGAACGGCCAAACGATTTATGGTGTTATCAGTGCGATACCATGGATGATGGGGAGTTATGTTCCGATCTTTCCTCTAATCACAGTTCCTTTATGCAGAAGTGTAAGGACGATAAAAGAATTTGCATG gTGAAGCGATTCTCTTATACGACGAGTACAGAAAATTCGACTTCCAGTCCTCAAATGTGGTCATTGGAAAGGAACTGCACGAGTAAATGCGAGCCGGGTTGCATCGTGATCGGTGAAAGAACGAAGCTTTACGCTTGCACTGCCTGTTGTGATAAATCTTTCTGCAATACCGGAACCGGAACGGCCAACGATCTTACGATGAAAGAAATCAACTTCGTTTTAGCTCTTATACTTCAAATCGTTTTAACAATTACCATGTATCCGTCGTga